The DNA segment GACGGCCCATGCCTATAAGGTCCATCCGTATCGCTGAATAATAAGTTGAAGGAGAATTAATCTAAGAGATTAAATTTTCGAAGAAAATTATCTGCAAGCTTAAGTATTTCATCATCAAAGTAGCGTGAATATTTTGGGTTTCCCTCTCCAAGATAGTGTCTCATTCCTTTATAGGTGTGCAGTTCAAAATAATTGCCTTCCTTATTCATGGCGCTTTCAAAGGATTGTACCGTCCAGATAGGAACCTGGTCATCATACTCGCCATGGAACTCGATCATCGGAGGCATTCCTCTCTTTATGTTATGGGCTGGAGAGATACTCCATATTTTATTCCGGCGGTCAGCCAGCAGATGGTCGCACCAGCCTTCCACTGCATTTACACATGCTGAAAACAGCAGAATTGCATCCGGGCGGCAGCTTATTCTAAGGTTATCTGATTTTTCATTGTAATCATCAATCATCGCCGTGCATAATGCCAGGTGACCTCCGGCAGACTGACCTGCAGCAACTATTTTGTTTTTGCCAATATGGAAACTTCCGGCGTTTTCCCGAACCCACCTGATAGCCGATTTCGCATCCATTACAGATTCGATCGGGCTGATCAGTTTATTGGGTGTTACTCCATTTTCAATTGACAAGCGATACTCTACAGAAAACGTCACAATCCCCATTCTCGCATATCGTTCACAGGTTGTAAAGAATTCACTTGGGGTACCAAAGGCCCAACCACCGCCATGAAAGAAAACAATCGCTGTATTATTCTCTCTTTCAAACGATTGATGTGTATAAAAAATATCAACCTTAAGTTTGAGGGTGTCGACTGTTTTGTAAACTTCCTGCGTGTGGATAACCTGGTCATTGTTTTCAACCTGATCAGTCAGGGTCCGCTCTCCTTTGATGACAGCAGGTGTAAAAAAAGATACGCAGAGGAAAATGATCATGAATAGATTTTTCATGGCGATTGAGGTTTTATGTGTACAGGTCAAACACGTGGCTCCCATCCTTTTTCATACTCGCGCCCCCACATTTCCATTGCCTTAGTGTCATTTAGAATATGCCCCGTCTGCACGTCAAGGGTTAACGCCCGGTTCATTTTCCAAGCGATGTTCGAGAGCAGCAATGTCGTCACACTGATGTTCGCCTCTTCAATGGGCGAATGCAATTGTTCTCCGGTTCGAATGCCGTTTATGAAATTCCGAAAATGAGCATCGGTCATGTCGTCCGCGCTTGTGAGATCCTGGGTCGTGCTCTTGTTCTCGATCTTGAATTCGTCAATCTTCTTGTCATCCAGACCGAAGACTTCGTATCCACTCCTGTCAATAATCACAGTACCTTCCGTTCCCTCAATGGCTGCTCCGCGATCCCTGCCATAGGACCGCTTCCCTTGACAACTGAGACCTTCCCACGTAATCAACTTTCCGTCATATTCAAAGCTGGTGACCAGCGTGTCGTAGAATTCCCAGTCATCGTTGAAGTGATACCGTCCTCCCGATGACGTCACCGTCTTCGGAAAGTTAACGCCAAGTGCCCATCGGCAGATGTCGACTTCGTGCGTACCATTGTTGAGAGTTTCACCTGTCCCCCAATTCCAGAACCAATGCCAGTTGTACGGATGGATATTGTCTTTGTACGACCTTCGGGGCGCCGGGCCCTGCCACAATTGCCAGTCCAGGTAATCCGGGATGGGAACGATTTTTCCAACACCGATGGACTTCCGCGTGTTCGAGTACCATGCCTTTCCAAAATATGGTCGTCCGATAAGACCGTTCTTGATGTGGTCTATGATTTCAATGGTGTGCGGCGATGAACGCTGCTGATTTCCCATTTGCACAAGTCGCCCATACTTCTTCTGCGCCAGAACCAACAGCTCTCCTTCGTGCGGATTGTGACTGCTCGGCTTTTCGACGTAAACGTGTTTCCCCGCCTGCAAAGCCATAATCGCCATTGGTGTATGCCAGTGTTCCGGCGTCGCAATCGAGACCGCATCGACATCGTTGGAATCAAGGAGCTTTCTGAAATCTTTCACCCGGGTTGGGGCACGACCGGTTTTGTTCTCTACGGCAACGGAGAATTTGTCGAGCTCCCTGCTGTCGACATCGCAGACGTGGCTGATGGTTGCATTGTGGTTCGCTGTGACAGACTCAAGGTGCGCATACCCCCGGCCGTGTAAACCGATGATGGCAAAATTCACCCGCTCATTTGCACCTTTGATCCGAGAATAACTTTTCGCATTCAAGCCGGACGCCAATCCCACTGTGACAATGGCAGCGTCCCGAAGAAACTCGCGTCGCGTTCTCATCTATTCTCTCCTTCTTGAAGCTTGATTACATCGTTGCGATGATACCACGCACGTAGCCGATGGACTCCGCAAGACCCGGGAGAGGATCTTTTTCGTCTTTCTCATACTCAAAGTGAATCGTGTTCGAATACTTGACTCTGGCAAGGGTATACACAAGTTTTGGGATGTCAATCACCCCCCGGCCAATTTCTACTGTTGTCCCGCCGGCATCTGCGGAACTGACATCTTTCATATGGACATCGAGGAGACGATCGAAGAACCTCTCGACTTCATGGGCTGGATCCAGTCCCAGTCGCCGCGTGTGCCCGACATCGATGCAGAGACCCATCCTCTTGTCCATTCCCTCGATAAGCCGGTACGCGCTCTCCGGGCTAGGATACCGATTGTCCGTCGGGCCGTGGTTATGGATAGCGAGGGCAATGCCAGTCTGCTTCACCATGCGCTCGGCGAGTTTCAAGAGAGGTTCGTCCGGGCATCCCACAAAGTACGAGAGCCCTGCGGCCTTTGCATATCGAAAGGCATTGTTGACTTCGTCCTCGTTGGTCATGTAGACCACGCCGCACGATGAGAGCTCGATACCTTCCGCTTTCAACTTGTCGACTGTGGCCCGAATAACCTCGTCGCTGCTCTTCAAAGGCAAGTGCACATCCTTAAGAGCGAGCTTTTTGATCCCGAGCCTTTTTGTCATTGCGATAGCCTGGTCAAGCGGAAATGCGCGGAAGGAGTACGAAGCAATTCCGAGGGTGAATGCGACTGGAGAAGAATGGCTGTCTTCGACATTCTTCCCGCGAGGTATTGCTTCATCGTGGAGGAATCCGGCCAGTGCGCCGGCGCCGGCGAGCGCTAAGAACTCGCGTCGTGATTCTTTTGCCATGTCAGAATCTCAGATTATGAAGTACTGGTTTATTGCAGAATCCGGATCTTCACATTGCGGAAGAATACCTGATACCCGTGATCTTGAAGCAGGATGTGTCCCTTTGCGGCGATGCCGAAATCCGGCATATCCTTGAATTTACTTTCTGCTTTATGAGCCAGGAATTCCTTTCCACCGCGCTCATATTCGAGAACCTTTATCCCATTGAGCCAGTGCTCCACACGCATTCCCTTGACCAGGATTCGTGCGGTGTTCCAGGCACCTATGGGGTTCGGATGTTTGTTGACCGCCGGAAAGAGGTCGTACAACGACGCGAGCGTCCGATTGCCGTTGAGACCGAGTTTTGCGTCCGGATGCCTGGCATCATCGAGCAACTGGTATTCGAGGCCGATAGCGGAACCAGGGCTCTTTTTCTGTTTTTCGGTAACGAAGTACTTGATTCCGCTGTTGGCGCCTTCGGTGAGTTTGAAATCCACCATCAAATCAAAACTACTGTATTCATCCACAGTCACAATATCGCCGCCGTTCGCTGCCTCGCCTCCTCCTGAAGCCTCGACGATGAGCATGCCGTCGCGCACCTCCCACCCTTTCTCAGGAAACGTATCGCGATATGCCCCACGCCAACCATTGGTGGTTTTTCCGTCAAACAGAAGCTTCCAGCCTTCTTTCAGTTCCTTTTCGGTGAGCGTGTTCGAAGCATTGACCTCGTGTGTCGCTTGTTGACCCAAAGAGAGAAATGTGAGGAAGAGGAACAGGACAGACACATTAACTAACGACCTGATGACAAGCATCTGTGTGTCTCCTCAGACCGGTGGGTGGAATAGTGGGACGAATTGAGACAGGCAGCCTGCCAGCGGAGAGACCCCGCGAATCGTAAATTGCTTTTCCAATTCTATTCTCCCTATCAATGTACAATTCAACGATGACTGGAGCAACTGAGCTGCAAATCCGGCAGCGGTCCAAATCAGAAAGACCGCCGAGTTTTATGAATTCACGGCGGGTAAGTTTTGAAATGTTGTTCATGTGTCCGTCAGTTCCTAGTTACCTACTATTATCAATGACAACAGAAATTTCCGGGCCCCCTAAGTCCTGCTTTGCAAATCTTGCTTCTTTAGTTTTCTTTTCATCTGGAAACAACGTAATGAAATTATCTCCCCAGAATGTTGGGAGTACTTCTTCGTTATCACTCCTTTGAGACTCTTGCGGAGCTAATAGAGGTCGGGAAAGTTTTCCGCAGCCTTTCCAGGCAATCATTACTAATGTTCAAATAGTCTCTAATTCTTCTCATTTCAAGCGTCAAGCCGCTTTTGCCGTGTGCCGTTCTGAATACAGCCACAGGTAATCGTAGAACGAGTTCACTGTCGCACATTGGCGTGTTCCGAGGAGCAAAGGGGTCAAATCTTCTAACTTCAATGGTGGCGACCGTTCAAGGACTCAGAGAAAAACGGTTCTTAGTTGGCTTCCATCCTAATCTACTCATAATCATCCCTTAATTTCTCATCTGTTTCCGTCCGGGGTGCTATGAAGGATAACACCGGCAAGTTCTAAATGATAGCACACAACTTTTTGAACGTTATCGATTCTTGTCGCGCACCCCTCTGTCCTTGAAACGTAATCGATTTGTTGAGAACTTGTTTTCCAGTTTAACTAACACCAATAGCAGAGTGACATGGAAAAAATAATCGTTCCTCTGTGCAGGATCATGCGGATCCTCCTCATTTTTGCCTTAACAGCGCAAGCTCGACCAAATCCGGGGGATACTAGGGATAAAAGCAATTCATTCCGTATCAAGAGCTACCAAAAAAAGACAGATGGTGTAATCTTTGAGTTGGTGCGGGGTAAACTGAAATTGCAAGTCTTATCCGATGACATCATAAGGGTCGTCTATACTCCGAGCGACAGTTTCTCAACACGCGAAAGTGTATCCGTGATAAAAAAAGAGTGGCTGCCGGTGCATTACAAAGTCGGTGGTGATAAATCATTTGTAACTATGAATACAAGAGCAATAAAGGTGAAGGTCAATAAGACAACCGGCGCCATCGCGTTTTATGACAGGAAGGGAAAGCTTCTTCTTGAAGAACCGGCAAATGGCAAGAGTATGATTGCTGCAAATATCGCCGGCGAAGACACCTGGACAGCAGAACAGAAATTCATGTCTCCGGAAGATGAAGCGCTTTATGGATTGGGTCAGTTCCAGGATGGAATAATGAACTGGAGGAATGTATATGCGCGGCTCAAGCAAAGAAACACAACGATCGCAATGCCTGTAGTTATTTCAAACAAAGGATACGGATTGTTTTGGGATAATACTTCCTACACCGAATTCAACCCCGACCTGACGAAGATTGATATGAACTTCGATGGGAACAGTCTGTCGGCAATGCTCAAGACAAAGGAGAAAGGCACTTACATTTTCGATATTGAAAGAAACAATGTCAACGCCATCGAATTGAAAGTCGGAAACCAAACCATATACAGACACGACACAGGCGTTCATGTGTCGTCCAGTGTTGCTAAAGTTGACCTCGAAGCCAACAGGGAATATACTGTTGAACTAATCTGCCATGACAAAAGACTGACACCTGCCATTCCCGATCGGTACCTAGCGCCCGGTGACGGCAGTCCAGGTGGACACGGTCTCAAAGGCGAATATTTCGCCAACAGAAATCTGGAGGGAACTCCATCATTTGTAAGAGTCGATCCGAAGGTTGACTTCGATTGGGGGAGCGGTTCACCAGCGATGGGATTCCCGACGGACAATTTCTCGGTTCGATGGACTGGGAAACTGAGCGCTCCGAAGACAATCGACAGTTGCACTCTGACAGTCACATCCGACGATGGCGCACGGCTTTATGTCGATGGACAAATGGTAACCAACGGCTGGGTTGAGCGTGGATCCACGACAGATGAGTATAAACTGAAACTCGTTGCCGGCAAGGAGTATGATATAAAGGTTGAATACTTCGAAGCATTCGGTGGTGCATCTGTAAAATTGGGATGGGACATCGGAACTTCAGGAAAAGAAGATGACGAACTATCGAAGGACGTTCACATTTATTATCGTCATCCGGCTCAGGCGGAAGAGACAGTCTGGAAATCTCTGGTCGCAGATGACATAGATTACTATTTACTATATGGTCCGGAGAGCGATCGGATCGTAGGCGCGATGCGTGAATTGACCGGAAGGGCACCGCTTTATCCGAAGTGGGCTTACGGTTTGTTCCTGTCCCATATGGCGTGGAACGATCAGAAAGAAATCATTGATGTCGCGAAAGGCCATCGCGAAAGGAACATTCCTTTTGATTGCATCGTGCAGGACGGCACGTATTGGAAGCAATGGCCGGATAATGAATGGGGATCAAGCCGTTTCGATTCCGCCAGGTATCCCGATCCTGTCAGCATGATAACAGCTGTGCATGACATGAACAGTCATTTCAT comes from the Candidatus Kryptoniota bacterium genome and includes:
- a CDS encoding alpha/beta hydrolase, coding for MIIFLCVSFFTPAVIKGERTLTDQVENNDQVIHTQEVYKTVDTLKLKVDIFYTHQSFERENNTAIVFFHGGGWAFGTPSEFFTTCERYARMGIVTFSVEYRLSIENGVTPNKLISPIESVMDAKSAIRWVRENAGSFHIGKNKIVAAGQSAGGHLALCTAMIDDYNEKSDNLRISCRPDAILLFSACVNAVEGWCDHLLADRRNKIWSISPAHNIKRGMPPMIEFHGEYDDQVPIWTVQSFESAMNKEGNYFELHTYKGMRHYLGEGNPKYSRYFDDEILKLADNFLRKFNLLD
- a CDS encoding Gfo/Idh/MocA family oxidoreductase; its protein translation is MRTRREFLRDAAIVTVGLASGLNAKSYSRIKGANERVNFAIIGLHGRGYAHLESVTANHNATISHVCDVDSRELDKFSVAVENKTGRAPTRVKDFRKLLDSNDVDAVSIATPEHWHTPMAIMALQAGKHVYVEKPSSHNPHEGELLVLAQKKYGRLVQMGNQQRSSPHTIEIIDHIKNGLIGRPYFGKAWYSNTRKSIGVGKIVPIPDYLDWQLWQGPAPRRSYKDNIHPYNWHWFWNWGTGETLNNGTHEVDICRWALGVNFPKTVTSSGGRYHFNDDWEFYDTLVTSFEYDGKLITWEGLSCQGKRSYGRDRGAAIEGTEGTVIIDRSGYEVFGLDDKKIDEFKIENKSTTQDLTSADDMTDAHFRNFINGIRTGEQLHSPIEEANISVTTLLLSNIAWKMNRALTLDVQTGHILNDTKAMEMWGREYEKGWEPRV
- a CDS encoding sugar phosphate isomerase/epimerase, which translates into the protein MAKESRREFLALAGAGALAGFLHDEAIPRGKNVEDSHSSPVAFTLGIASYSFRAFPLDQAIAMTKRLGIKKLALKDVHLPLKSSDEVIRATVDKLKAEGIELSSCGVVYMTNEDEVNNAFRYAKAAGLSYFVGCPDEPLLKLAERMVKQTGIALAIHNHGPTDNRYPSPESAYRLIEGMDKRMGLCIDVGHTRRLGLDPAHEVERFFDRLLDVHMKDVSSADAGGTTVEIGRGVIDIPKLVYTLARVKYSNTIHFEYEKDEKDPLPGLAESIGYVRGIIATM
- a CDS encoding DUF1080 domain-containing protein, coding for MLVIRSLVNVSVLFLFLTFLSLGQQATHEVNASNTLTEKELKEGWKLLFDGKTTNGWRGAYRDTFPEKGWEVRDGMLIVEASGGGEAANGGDIVTVDEYSSFDLMVDFKLTEGANSGIKYFVTEKQKKSPGSAIGLEYQLLDDARHPDAKLGLNGNRTLASLYDLFPAVNKHPNPIGAWNTARILVKGMRVEHWLNGIKVLEYERGGKEFLAHKAESKFKDMPDFGIAAKGHILLQDHGYQVFFRNVKIRILQ
- a CDS encoding TIM-barrel domain-containing protein, with product MQVLSDDIIRVVYTPSDSFSTRESVSVIKKEWLPVHYKVGGDKSFVTMNTRAIKVKVNKTTGAIAFYDRKGKLLLEEPANGKSMIAANIAGEDTWTAEQKFMSPEDEALYGLGQFQDGIMNWRNVYARLKQRNTTIAMPVVISNKGYGLFWDNTSYTEFNPDLTKIDMNFDGNSLSAMLKTKEKGTYIFDIERNNVNAIELKVGNQTIYRHDTGVHVSSSVAKVDLEANREYTVELICHDKRLTPAIPDRYLAPGDGSPGGHGLKGEYFANRNLEGTPSFVRVDPKVDFDWGSGSPAMGFPTDNFSVRWTGKLSAPKTIDSCTLTVTSDDGARLYVDGQMVTNGWVERGSTTDEYKLKLVAGKEYDIKVEYFEAFGGASVKLGWDIGTSGKEDDELSKDVHIYYRHPAQAEETVWKSLVADDIDYYLLYGPESDRIVGAMRELTGRAPLYPKWAYGLFLSHMAWNDQKEIIDVAKGHRERNIPFDCIVQDGTYWKQWPDNEWGSSRFDSARYPDPVSMITAVHDMNSHFMISVWPRFNSKTDTYKMLEPKGYMLGLQKTSAAGNEGVALEDVTTNAVYDAFNPSARKMYWQFINDRLFSLGVDAWWLDATEPEWNYDFSRARTYLGTGERYLNCYALMSMTGVYEGQRSTESTKRPFILTRSAFPGQQRYAVTSWSGDIGYDWTTYRIQIAAGLNFAITGVPYWTTDIGGFVPGADLNSADYRELLTRWFQYGAFCPIFRVHGCRQTELWRGGEDSEKQLVKTDNLRYRLMPYIYSLGAMVTFDNYTIMRPLIMDFRTDRNILNIADQFMFGTAFLVNSVTEPKAMSRKVYLPEDKGGWYDFWTGSKNAGGRTIETPAPIDIIPLFVRAGSIIPMGPYEQYASEKNDPIELRIYSGADGMFTLYEDENDNFNYEKGKKATIRFSWDEKSKTLTIGERNGEFDGMVQERTFNVVLVKQNHGAGIDAEAKPDRTVLYKGDETKIKL